A genomic region of Candidatus Thorarchaeota archaeon contains the following coding sequences:
- a CDS encoding Fe-S cluster assembly protein HesB, with protein sequence MIRPIDGAIIKDFQQEIMDWWRNNARDLPWRREPTPYHVLVSEIMLQQTQVSRVIPKYHQFLNEFPTIPELARADTRRLLQVWSGLGYNRRALWLREAAAEIVKIGEFPQTPQELRKLKGIGPYTSRSILIFAFNRDLAAVDTNIRRVFIARGFAEEDTTDKDLQEIADTLLLRGRSRDWHNALMDYGAIMLDAASTGITPRTTQSRFKGSTRQVRGAIIKILTRTPHMNLAGLRAELEGEQIKTEKSGLVVEQLVSEGLVSRSESGEYYIPETEHNR encoded by the coding sequence TTGATACGACCGATCGATGGAGCGATAATCAAGGACTTCCAACAAGAGATCATGGATTGGTGGAGAAACAATGCCCGTGATCTTCCGTGGCGGAGAGAGCCAACACCCTATCACGTTCTGGTCTCAGAGATAATGCTTCAACAGACACAGGTCTCGCGTGTCATTCCGAAATACCACCAGTTCCTAAACGAATTCCCCACCATCCCCGAATTAGCAAGAGCAGACACAAGACGCCTTCTACAGGTCTGGAGTGGTCTTGGCTACAATCGGCGAGCACTCTGGCTTCGTGAAGCAGCAGCGGAAATTGTCAAGATCGGCGAGTTTCCCCAGACTCCACAAGAGCTCAGGAAACTAAAGGGAATTGGCCCATATACATCACGCTCGATCTTGATCTTCGCCTTCAATAGAGATCTTGCTGCTGTTGACACAAACATTCGTCGCGTCTTCATTGCCCGAGGATTTGCCGAGGAGGATACCACAGATAAAGACCTGCAGGAGATCGCTGATACGTTACTGCTGCGAGGGCGTTCACGAGATTGGCACAATGCACTAATGGACTATGGTGCGATCATGCTCGATGCGGCCTCGACGGGCATCACACCGAGGACTACCCAATCCAGATTCAAAGGCTCGACCCGGCAGGTCCGAGGCGCAATCATCAAAATTCTCACCCGCACACCACATATGAATCTTGCAGGTCTCCGAGCAGAATTGGAAGGGGAACAGATCAAGACTGAGAAGAGTGGACTGGTTGTAGAACAACTTGTCAGTGAAGGTCTTGTGAGCCGCTCCGAATCGGGAGAATACTACATTCCAGAGACCGAACACAATCGCTGA
- a CDS encoding DUF998 domain-containing protein translates to MDLLIHRNRLYSEGTKSWNGVSMLALIRRRGGLLVLGGISTILLYCVFTMVSWAFYPGPYWPTTHYLSRLGDFIYSPFGAYFYNAGCILTGLALMPFFIGLREWWGPNKVSKILLILGQGLGLLSAVALIMIGVFSEDTGQPHLTASATFFLLNFFVLLLINIALLLVADFPKLAALYGIGIDLISMGLSFTLGGPIVEWLTVFGSLVFVGLVTIFTWYYKIRVVRETASDRQIE, encoded by the coding sequence ATGGATCTGCTAATTCATCGGAATAGACTTTATAGCGAGGGCACCAAATCTTGGAACGGTGTTTCCATGCTTGCTCTGATACGACGTAGAGGCGGTCTACTTGTACTAGGCGGGATCTCTACAATCCTACTCTATTGTGTCTTCACTATGGTCTCATGGGCATTTTATCCGGGCCCCTATTGGCCGACAACGCACTATCTCAGCAGGCTGGGCGATTTCATCTACAGTCCCTTTGGTGCCTATTTCTACAATGCAGGTTGTATTCTTACAGGTCTTGCACTCATGCCGTTCTTCATCGGACTTCGAGAGTGGTGGGGACCAAACAAGGTGAGCAAGATCCTCCTGATCCTCGGCCAGGGCCTTGGGCTTCTCTCTGCTGTTGCACTCATCATGATCGGCGTGTTCTCAGAAGACACAGGCCAACCGCATCTGACTGCTTCAGCCACCTTCTTTCTGCTCAACTTTTTCGTACTGTTATTGATCAACATTGCACTACTTTTGGTTGCTGACTTTCCAAAGTTGGCTGCACTCTATGGTATTGGCATCGATCTCATCAGTATGGGTCTGAGCTTCACCTTGGGCGGTCCTATTGTGGAATGGCTCACCGTCTTCGGTTCTCTCGTGTTTGTCGGGCTTGTAACCATCTTTACTTGGTACTACAAGATTAGGGTTGTTCGGGAAACTGCAAGCGATCGACAAATAGAGTGA
- a CDS encoding type II toxin-antitoxin system HicB family antitoxin, which translates to MKKFSVVIEKDEDGYYIATVPSLQGCHTQAKSLDDLIRRIKEAIELYLEVEKDINTREFIGVQVVEV; encoded by the coding sequence ATGAAAAAGTTCAGTGTTGTGATCGAAAAAGATGAGGATGGTTACTATATAGCCACTGTCCCTTCTTTACAAGGATGCCACACTCAAGCAAAGAGTCTCGATGATTTAATTAGAAGAATAAAAGAGGCGATCGAACTTTACCTTGAGGTTGAAAAGGATATTAATACAAGGGAGTTCATAGGAGTACAAGTGGTTGAAGTTTAG
- a CDS encoding DEAD/DEAH box helicase family protein, whose product MIRLRFNRGTILIEGNHPTPYGHWDDRVGAYRAEAIFYGEILDYLTRRKFQFQDEVPNLVSVTIDQSSIKLKDYQESALNAWEDAGRRGVIELPTGSGKSYIALKAIERCNVPTLIVVPTLDLMEQWKTMIGDLLKVKAGTVGGGTTDIQGITVITYDSAYLRAETLGNRFLFLVFDEVHHLPAPSYMQIAEMYIAPMRMGLTATYRRDDGSHLELPRLVGGVVFRLKTDALVGEHLAPFIHDRIYVDLTDEERQEYDENYSTFKHVLKKKRIRLGGLDGFQRFIMRSGWDPEVRQALLARNRAIEIALNSEAKLTVLGELLRTYTDEKILIFTLHNSLVYRISRRFLIPAITHQSPKEERKEILDAFRTGEYRTVVTSQVLDEGIDVPDASVAIIISGTGSTREYIQRLGRILRKQSGKTAKIFEIVARDTLETSMSQKRHR is encoded by the coding sequence ATGATCAGACTAAGATTCAATAGAGGAACTATCCTGATAGAGGGAAACCATCCCACTCCATACGGCCACTGGGATGATCGCGTCGGTGCATATCGTGCCGAAGCCATCTTCTATGGGGAGATCCTCGATTATCTGACACGTCGCAAATTCCAGTTCCAAGACGAGGTCCCAAATCTTGTCTCGGTGACCATAGACCAGTCCAGCATCAAATTGAAGGATTATCAAGAATCTGCACTCAATGCATGGGAGGATGCAGGCCGCCGAGGAGTGATCGAGTTACCGACAGGCTCTGGAAAGTCATACATCGCACTCAAGGCGATCGAACGCTGTAACGTGCCTACGCTTATTGTAGTGCCCACTCTCGACCTGATGGAACAATGGAAGACAATGATCGGAGACCTACTAAAGGTAAAGGCGGGTACCGTGGGAGGCGGCACGACCGATATTCAAGGGATTACGGTGATCACTTACGACTCTGCATATCTGCGCGCCGAGACCTTGGGAAACAGATTCCTCTTCTTAGTCTTCGATGAAGTCCATCATCTGCCCGCCCCTAGCTACATGCAGATCGCCGAGATGTATATTGCACCAATGAGAATGGGTCTCACGGCCACGTACAGGAGAGATGATGGTAGTCATCTTGAGCTTCCGCGGTTAGTGGGAGGTGTCGTATTCCGCCTGAAGACCGATGCTCTCGTGGGTGAACATCTGGCCCCATTTATCCATGATAGAATCTATGTGGATCTAACAGATGAAGAGCGTCAGGAGTACGATGAGAATTACTCAACATTCAAACATGTTCTCAAGAAGAAGAGAATTCGACTTGGGGGTCTCGATGGCTTTCAGAGGTTCATCATGCGAAGTGGCTGGGATCCGGAGGTTCGTCAGGCGTTACTCGCTCGCAATCGGGCAATTGAGATCGCTCTTAACTCAGAGGCAAAACTCACCGTATTGGGGGAATTGCTACGCACATACACTGATGAGAAGATACTGATCTTTACTCTGCATAACAGCCTCGTCTACAGAATCAGCAGGCGCTTTCTCATTCCAGCAATAACTCATCAATCACCGAAGGAGGAACGCAAAGAGATCCTTGATGCGTTCAGAACGGGAGAGTACAGAACTGTGGTGACAAGCCAAGTACTGGACGAGGGAATCGATGTCCCGGATGCCTCAGTGGCCATCATCATCAGTGGGACTGGCAGCACTCGCGAGTATATCCAGCGCCTCGGAAGGATTCTACGGAAACAGAGCGGAAAGACTGCGAAGATCTTTGAGATAGTCGCACGTGATACTCTTGAGACCTCAATGAGCCAGAAGAGACACAGATAG
- a CDS encoding DUF790 family protein, with protein sequence MLPSNLLLARRRSGKIEPVWLTPTDTTLAVVSDIQQIFVNAVGRKKTDLDEALHEFEEASESDYRQVRGIATILERRCVYALDAAIDPQLARRTVFHETANTVIPITQEERHATLSRVASQLGVTVEQLENSLYADLKEESKIESFEPLDIHQLIRQYNLEITQTLLFNCTELSFHGSLNWKIIFGLIKWLGLMYDIEEQEEGYLVTVEGPLNLIKASRRYGTRLAMLLPHIVSAEKWTIHATIADWRDPRNRQEFEFAIYSKKHGPLLQVSDIDTVETYDSSVEERFAQDFRMAKTGWTMSREPRPLKAGTHVMIPDFLFERFGKRIYMEIAGFWTTEYISKKINKLQNLQEVDMIVAADEALACEEMDSLPENIHVFYYRRKVPIGPIVHYLRSKEAELTQAHLQQLELDNVQIEPNAPVISVSELASQMAITESSLRTFLQQRPVTGYRIIGDDLVSDTVLREIDRALHDRLQDGPLMLSEAVSIINAWNIEHPTSVLEHLGYTVDWTSLDSDDQQVYRNNVV encoded by the coding sequence ATGCTACCATCAAATCTTCTTCTCGCAAGACGGCGGAGCGGAAAGATCGAACCAGTCTGGCTCACCCCGACAGATACTACACTCGCAGTTGTATCAGATATCCAACAGATCTTTGTAAATGCAGTCGGTAGGAAAAAGACAGACTTGGATGAGGCACTCCACGAATTTGAGGAGGCATCAGAGTCTGACTATCGACAAGTCAGAGGTATTGCGACAATTCTCGAACGCAGATGTGTCTACGCCTTGGATGCAGCCATTGACCCTCAGCTCGCCCGCCGTACTGTCTTTCACGAGACCGCAAATACAGTGATACCGATCACACAAGAAGAACGTCACGCGACCCTCTCTCGTGTTGCAAGTCAACTCGGAGTGACCGTGGAGCAGCTTGAGAACAGCCTGTACGCGGATCTGAAAGAGGAGAGCAAGATCGAGTCATTCGAACCATTAGATATCCATCAACTTATCCGACAGTATAATCTGGAGATCACGCAGACGCTCCTCTTCAACTGCACGGAACTCTCATTTCATGGTTCGCTTAACTGGAAGATCATCTTCGGTCTCATAAAATGGCTCGGACTCATGTACGATATTGAGGAGCAAGAGGAAGGCTATCTGGTGACTGTTGAGGGACCACTTAACCTCATTAAGGCAAGTAGGCGGTACGGCACACGACTGGCCATGCTCTTACCACATATTGTCTCTGCGGAAAAGTGGACAATCCACGCGACGATTGCGGACTGGAGAGATCCCCGGAATCGGCAAGAGTTTGAATTTGCGATCTACAGCAAAAAGCACGGACCACTTCTACAGGTCTCCGACATCGATACCGTTGAGACCTATGATAGCTCTGTCGAGGAACGCTTCGCTCAAGACTTTCGAATGGCAAAGACCGGATGGACAATGTCCCGAGAACCCCGCCCACTCAAGGCTGGTACTCATGTCATGATCCCCGATTTTCTGTTTGAGAGATTTGGTAAACGAATCTACATGGAGATCGCAGGCTTCTGGACAACGGAGTACATCTCCAAGAAGATCAACAAACTTCAGAACCTCCAAGAGGTAGATATGATCGTGGCTGCTGACGAGGCGCTGGCATGTGAAGAGATGGACTCGCTTCCTGAGAATATCCACGTGTTTTACTATCGAAGGAAAGTGCCTATCGGACCAATTGTACATTATCTTCGCTCGAAAGAGGCTGAACTCACACAGGCTCACCTCCAACAGCTTGAGCTTGATAACGTACAAATCGAACCAAACGCTCCAGTTATCTCAGTATCCGAACTTGCCTCACAGATGGCCATCACTGAGAGTTCGTTGAGAACATTTCTCCAGCAGAGACCTGTGACCGGATATAGGATCATTGGTGATGACCTTGTCAGTGATACGGTTCTTCGGGAGATAGATCGTGCCCTGCATGACAGATTACAAGACGGTCCGCTGATGCTATCCGAGGCGGTCTCGATCATCAATGCATGGAACATCGAACACCCAACTTCAGTCTTAGAACACCTTGGATACACTGTGGACTGGACTAGCTTAGATTCCGATGATCAACAAGTTTACAGAAATAATGTAGTATGA
- a CDS encoding type II toxin-antitoxin system RelE/ParE family toxin, which translates to MTEKFEVRFTPRFLGMIRSLDRTTQTRILDEISILKTRPFIGKPLRGEWKGIFSLRVGNYRVLYQIRENVVYLLVVDHRRRVYRQ; encoded by the coding sequence TTGACAGAAAAGTTTGAAGTCAGATTCACACCGCGTTTTTTGGGCATGATTCGGTCACTGGACAGAACAACTCAGACTCGGATACTTGACGAGATTAGTATATTAAAAACCAGACCATTCATTGGAAAGCCATTACGAGGGGAATGGAAAGGCATTTTTTCATTACGCGTGGGGAATTATCGCGTTCTTTATCAAATCCGCGAGAATGTGGTGTACCTGTTGGTTGTAGACCATCGCAGACGAGTCTACAGGCAATAA
- a CDS encoding MBL fold metallo-hydrolase, with protein sequence MNFRIVYDNEAYSDLESSWGFACLVDEHVLFDTGADSKRLLFNMQKMNVDLSAIDAIVLSHDHSDHTGGLSILDHLGLVRVFVPQSFSSRTKKRIRSFSNAELIEVQAAGELLDGIMTTGELGRHLREQSLIVSTERGLVVITGCSHPGIAAILRAASKFGAVYGLIGGFHDFRQLDILEGLQLIVPCHCTRVKRAILQRYDRSSRICGAGLTIEV encoded by the coding sequence ATGAATTTCCGAATTGTATATGACAATGAGGCCTACTCCGACCTCGAGAGCAGTTGGGGCTTTGCCTGTCTTGTTGACGAGCATGTGCTCTTTGACACTGGGGCTGACTCTAAGCGACTCTTGTTCAATATGCAAAAGATGAATGTTGATCTCTCCGCGATAGACGCCATTGTCTTGTCGCATGATCATAGTGACCATACAGGGGGTCTCAGCATTCTTGATCATCTAGGATTGGTAAGGGTATTTGTCCCACAGTCTTTTTCTTCACGTACTAAAAAGCGGATCCGTTCATTTTCTAATGCCGAGTTGATAGAGGTACAGGCAGCCGGGGAATTGCTTGATGGGATAATGACCACTGGAGAGCTTGGACGACACTTGCGGGAACAGTCATTGATCGTTTCAACAGAGCGTGGTCTTGTTGTGATAACCGGATGCAGTCATCCCGGAATTGCCGCTATCCTTCGAGCGGCATCGAAGTTTGGTGCTGTCTATGGACTTATCGGGGGATTTCATGATTTCAGGCAGCTCGATATTTTGGAGGGCTTGCAATTGATCGTGCCGTGTCACTGTACTCGCGTAAAACGGGCAATTCTACAGCGTTATGATCGCTCAAGTCGAATCTGTGGTGCTGGACTGACCATCGAAGTATAG
- the larA gene encoding nickel-dependent lactate racemase, with the protein MKTSILYKGVPVKLEIPESCKVTIIEPKSVSSGLEPSMIIREALESPIDHIRFSEFVSKNNSFLVIVNDHARSTPTPDILREILPYLREKQFRVIVASGTHTSPSESDLREIIFGEYYDELKPKITLHDSRNSKMINLGTTSRGTPVLINAIVNDYDAIIAINSIEPHYFAGFTGGRKSILPGIAAFDTIEANHSMALLDEARLLRLKGNPVHEDLEEAAKMLAHDHPIFAINVVQDGKKRIARVVAGDIFEQLYEGAKTAQEIYAPKIDEPADIVISVVHPPLDQDLYQGAKGFENTRFALRRGGILILVAACPGGIGDESYAAMMTCADSPEEMYEKFKEVIKHYQLGWHKVGSIPPFLAENQFWFVTDIDDDTVEKMHMRPFHDIQTAIDAAIETLGNDINILIVNDAGNVCPVI; encoded by the coding sequence ATGAAGACATCCATTTTGTACAAAGGGGTACCTGTCAAGCTTGAGATCCCAGAGAGCTGTAAGGTCACAATCATTGAACCGAAATCAGTCTCTTCAGGATTAGAACCGAGCATGATAATCAGAGAAGCGTTGGAATCACCAATTGACCATATTAGGTTCAGCGAGTTCGTGTCTAAGAATAATTCATTTCTTGTAATTGTCAACGATCATGCAAGAAGCACTCCCACCCCAGACATTCTGAGAGAGATCCTCCCATATTTAAGAGAGAAGCAATTTAGAGTCATAGTGGCAAGTGGCACGCATACAAGCCCAAGTGAATCAGACCTGCGCGAGATAATCTTTGGAGAGTATTATGATGAACTAAAGCCGAAAATTACTCTTCACGACTCTCGAAACAGTAAGATGATCAATCTTGGCACAACAAGCAGGGGAACGCCAGTTCTAATCAATGCAATCGTCAATGACTATGATGCCATAATTGCAATCAACTCGATAGAGCCCCATTATTTTGCCGGATTTACCGGGGGCCGAAAGAGCATACTCCCAGGTATCGCAGCGTTTGATACTATCGAGGCAAATCATTCAATGGCACTGCTAGATGAGGCCAGACTTCTCCGATTAAAGGGCAATCCCGTTCATGAGGACTTGGAGGAGGCAGCCAAGATGCTTGCCCACGATCACCCCATATTTGCAATCAACGTTGTTCAGGATGGTAAGAAGAGAATCGCACGAGTGGTGGCTGGGGACATATTCGAACAGTTGTATGAAGGCGCAAAGACTGCACAAGAAATCTACGCACCAAAAATCGATGAGCCCGCGGACATTGTCATATCCGTCGTTCATCCACCATTGGATCAGGATTTGTATCAGGGGGCCAAAGGCTTCGAAAATACGAGATTCGCACTCCGAAGAGGTGGAATTCTGATACTTGTCGCAGCGTGCCCGGGAGGCATAGGAGATGAGAGCTACGCAGCAATGATGACCTGTGCGGACTCACCAGAAGAGATGTATGAAAAGTTCAAAGAAGTCATCAAACATTATCAACTTGGTTGGCATAAGGTCGGGTCAATACCACCATTTCTGGCTGAGAACCAGTTCTGGTTCGTTACAGACATTGACGATGACACAGTAGAGAAAATGCACATGAGACCGTTCCATGACATCCAGACTGCGATCGATGCGGCCATTGAAACGTTAGGAAATGACATCAATATCTTGATAGTCAATGATGCAGGAAATGTGTGCCCAGTAATTTAA
- a CDS encoding aminotransferase class III-fold pyridoxal phosphate-dependent enzyme, which produces MKDNIERYAQKTPQSGKLYEEALTLLPGGIGGSAPTYDPHPIFVKKAEGSKVWDADGNEFIDFNLCWGVLFVGHSHPNIIAGLRDQLDYGTMFGLPFEEIYTAAKALKDRFPIDKLRFVNSGTEATLYAIRLARRFTGKDKIVKIEGAYHGLFDTLHISKRPTLGEAGPNKRPSPIPYGAGITEGTVKDTLIAPFNDIDAMRDILEAHLGEVAAVIVEPVMMNAGVIPPDKGYLKELRKLTEEYNVLLIFDEVKTGVKLSPGGASEYFDVKPDLISMAKAIGGGLPIGACGGRKEIMSGIGSEGLFGTFSANPLSIRACKITLTEILTKEAYDRVEKLGKMLLSAYDDIISDNKLNATVQGINAVGGILFTKPPVKNYRDWLRADKVKFQEYWLAMANEGILPMAYGPEEEWLVSVQHTEEDIEKHVEAFKKVAPNLRE; this is translated from the coding sequence ATGAAAGATAATATTGAGCGTTATGCGCAGAAGACACCGCAATCCGGGAAATTATATGAAGAGGCACTTACCCTCTTGCCCGGAGGTATCGGTGGTTCAGCTCCTACCTATGATCCTCATCCTATTTTTGTGAAGAAGGCTGAGGGTTCAAAGGTCTGGGATGCTGATGGAAATGAGTTCATTGATTTCAACCTGTGTTGGGGTGTGCTCTTTGTTGGACATAGCCACCCCAATATAATCGCAGGTCTTCGAGATCAACTGGACTATGGTACTATGTTCGGGTTGCCCTTTGAAGAGATCTACACGGCAGCAAAGGCTCTCAAAGATCGTTTTCCAATTGATAAACTTCGATTTGTCAACTCGGGGACTGAGGCAACTTTGTATGCTATCCGGCTGGCCCGACGTTTTACCGGAAAAGACAAGATTGTTAAAATCGAGGGTGCTTATCATGGGCTCTTCGACACTCTACACATCAGCAAGCGTCCGACCCTTGGCGAGGCCGGCCCAAATAAGCGTCCCAGCCCCATTCCCTATGGTGCTGGTATAACTGAGGGTACGGTGAAAGATACTCTCATAGCTCCGTTCAACGATATTGACGCAATGCGTGACATCTTAGAGGCGCATCTTGGTGAAGTGGCTGCAGTAATTGTTGAGCCCGTGATGATGAATGCTGGTGTGATCCCTCCTGACAAGGGCTACCTGAAAGAATTAAGAAAACTGACAGAGGAATACAATGTTCTTCTGATCTTCGATGAGGTCAAGACTGGGGTCAAGCTCTCGCCTGGCGGGGCTTCTGAGTATTTTGATGTGAAGCCTGATCTTATATCGATGGCCAAGGCTATTGGTGGTGGACTGCCCATTGGTGCATGTGGCGGAAGAAAGGAGATAATGAGCGGAATTGGAAGTGAAGGACTCTTTGGTACCTTCTCGGCCAATCCTCTCTCAATTCGTGCATGCAAAATAACCCTTACCGAGATCCTCACGAAGGAGGCATACGACCGGGTTGAAAAGCTGGGGAAGATGTTGCTCTCAGCGTATGACGACATCATCAGCGATAACAAACTGAATGCCACAGTTCAGGGGATTAATGCAGTTGGAGGAATCCTCTTCACAAAGCCCCCTGTGAAAAACTATCGTGACTGGCTTCGAGCGGACAAGGTCAAGTTCCAAGAATATTGGTTAGCCATGGCAAATGAAGGAATTCTTCCAATGGCCTATGGTCCAGAAGAGGAATGGTTGGTGTCCGTTCAGCATACTGAAGAAGACATCGAAAAGCACGTGGAGGCCTTCAAGAAGGTCGCCCCCAATCTGCGGGAGTGA
- a CDS encoding (Fe-S)-binding protein — MILYFVGCMATYRLPSIAESTIKILKRAGVDFTVLGEDEWCCGSVALRTGHVEEAKRLATHNVEAIRSTGADRVVTACAGCYRTFSVDYPKILSEPLPFEVVHFPVLLKELIEQGRLEFPDGQPISVTYHDPCHIGRHMGIYDEPREALQDIPGVELREMYTNRENASCCGAGGGVRSTNRDLARGAADARVSEAKETGASVLTTACPFCTFNLRESVERTGSDIEMLDFPEFVAKRLGLK, encoded by the coding sequence GTGATTCTATACTTTGTTGGTTGTATGGCAACCTATCGACTTCCCAGCATTGCAGAGTCAACAATCAAGATTCTCAAACGGGCCGGTGTCGATTTCACGGTGCTCGGTGAGGATGAATGGTGTTGCGGAAGTGTGGCACTACGTACTGGTCATGTTGAAGAGGCAAAGAGACTTGCTACTCACAATGTCGAGGCGATTCGCTCGACAGGTGCAGATCGAGTTGTCACGGCGTGTGCGGGGTGCTATCGTACCTTCTCTGTTGATTATCCCAAAATTCTGTCGGAACCTCTTCCTTTCGAGGTAGTTCATTTTCCAGTCCTTCTAAAGGAACTCATCGAACAAGGCCGCCTCGAATTCCCTGACGGTCAACCTATTTCGGTGACATATCACGATCCCTGTCATATTGGGCGTCACATGGGCATCTATGATGAGCCACGAGAGGCATTGCAGGATATTCCCGGCGTGGAGTTACGAGAGATGTACACAAACCGAGAGAATGCCTCTTGTTGTGGAGCTGGAGGTGGAGTGAGATCAACGAATCGTGATCTTGCACGGGGCGCTGCAGATGCACGTGTTTCCGAGGCAAAAGAGACTGGTGCTTCTGTCTTGACTACTGCTTGTCCATTTTGCACTTTCAATCTTCGCGAATCTGTCGAACGTACAGGAAGCGATATTGAGATGTTGGACTTTCCAGAATTTGTGGCAAAGAGGCTGGGTCTAAAATGA
- a CDS encoding (Fe-S)-binding protein codes for MGLEDYRHIIMECVSCGLCQSNCPIYKQTTLESNSAKGKMTILFSLLQGWLDWSELTERLYECTTCGNCQTTCLSGLDITVVVEAARAELVQRGYGDPVSNKIAENLRTVHNPFGEDPKKRNWLKELMEAQL; via the coding sequence ATGGGTCTTGAAGATTATCGTCATATCATTATGGAGTGTGTAAGCTGTGGACTGTGTCAGAGCAATTGCCCTATTTACAAACAGACCACACTTGAATCCAATAGCGCGAAGGGCAAGATGACTATTTTATTCTCTCTGTTACAGGGGTGGCTGGACTGGAGTGAGCTGACAGAACGATTGTATGAATGTACTACCTGTGGAAACTGCCAGACTACCTGTCTATCCGGTCTTGACATAACTGTCGTGGTTGAAGCGGCTCGGGCAGAACTAGTTCAACGAGGCTACGGGGATCCGGTCTCAAACAAGATTGCTGAGAATCTTCGTACCGTACACAACCCCTTTGGTGAAGATCCCAAGAAGCGAAATTGGCTCAAAGAACTTATGGAGGCACAATTGTGA